From the Trichocoleus desertorum ATA4-8-CV12 genome, one window contains:
- the pstC gene encoding phosphate ABC transporter permease subunit PstC: MTLLARDSQAPLRARSPVSRYIDIGFKGLTGFFGIAIGLTLLAIAWQVANQSWPAIQEFGLSFLTSTTWNPVTNQYGAWPAIYGTLVSSFIALLLALPVGVGVALFLSEDFLPPRIQQPLVFLIELLAAIPSVVYGLWGIFVLIPFLGKQALWLHQNLGWIPFFSTPPRGPGMYIAGVILAIMTLPIIAAISRDALVSVPPELRQASYGLGATRWETIFKVILPSAFSGIVGATMLGLGRALGETMAVTMVIGNANTVSPSIFSPATTIASLLANQFAEASGLQISSLMYTALILFGLTLVVNILAEVLVRTMRQSL, encoded by the coding sequence ATGACTTTGCTGGCCAGAGATTCTCAAGCACCACTTCGGGCTCGGTCTCCAGTTTCCCGGTACATTGATATTGGCTTTAAGGGGCTTACGGGCTTCTTTGGCATTGCTATCGGTCTAACCCTACTGGCGATCGCTTGGCAGGTAGCGAACCAATCCTGGCCTGCAATTCAGGAATTTGGCTTGAGTTTTTTGACGTCTACTACCTGGAACCCCGTTACTAACCAATACGGAGCCTGGCCAGCTATTTATGGCACTCTGGTCAGCTCTTTTATTGCCCTGCTACTGGCATTACCTGTCGGCGTGGGGGTAGCGCTGTTTCTAAGTGAAGATTTCTTACCCCCCCGTATCCAACAGCCTTTAGTTTTTCTCATTGAGTTACTCGCAGCCATTCCCAGTGTCGTGTACGGATTGTGGGGAATTTTCGTCCTGATTCCCTTTCTCGGCAAGCAGGCACTGTGGCTCCACCAAAATCTCGGTTGGATTCCTTTCTTTAGCACCCCGCCTAGAGGGCCAGGGATGTACATCGCAGGTGTCATTCTGGCGATTATGACTCTGCCAATTATTGCTGCAATTTCTCGCGATGCGTTAGTGTCAGTGCCACCTGAACTCCGGCAAGCTTCCTATGGTTTAGGGGCAACTCGTTGGGAAACGATTTTTAAGGTTATACTGCCGTCTGCTTTTTCCGGAATCGTTGGCGCTACAATGCTAGGCTTGGGACGAGCTTTGGGTGAAACAATGGCTGTCACGATGGTCATCGGCAACGCCAACACTGTCAGCCCATCAATTTTTTCTCCAGCTACTACGATCGCCTCTCTTTTAGCAAATCAGTTTGCCGAGGCATCAGGGTTACAAATTTCTTCGTTGATGTACACGGCCCTAATCTTGTTTGGCTTAACGCTAGTAGTGAATATTCTGGCTGAAGTCTTGGTACGGACGATGCGGCAAAGCTTGTAG
- the pstA gene encoding phosphate ABC transporter permease PstA, giving the protein MANLPPSLSSEPSSRSLMRSPTSPRTLFSTAMTGLVFLAAAIALLPLIAVLTYVIVNGAGRLNLDLFTQLPPPPLVKGGGFGNAIVGTLLTVGIGAAISIPVGILGAIFLSEFARDTTLASWIDFFNNVLSGVPSIVVGVFAYGVVVLTTGTFSAVAGGVALAVLMLPIIVRTSAESLESVPNETRQAALGLGATQFQTVTRVVLPAAIPAILTGVMLSVARAAGETAPLIFTALFSQYWVQGVMQPTPTLSVLIFNYAIAPYKNQQELAWAGSLVLLTLVLVTSILARWITRRKS; this is encoded by the coding sequence ATGGCTAATCTTCCACCTTCCTTATCGTCGGAGCCTTCGTCTCGCAGCTTGATGCGATCACCGACTTCACCCCGGACCTTGTTTTCCACAGCCATGACTGGGTTGGTGTTTTTGGCAGCGGCGATCGCTTTATTACCTTTGATAGCAGTGCTCACCTACGTCATCGTCAACGGTGCGGGTCGCCTGAATCTGGACTTGTTTACCCAATTGCCGCCGCCCCCATTAGTGAAGGGAGGTGGGTTTGGTAATGCCATCGTTGGCACTTTGCTCACCGTCGGCATTGGCGCAGCTATCAGTATTCCAGTCGGGATCTTGGGCGCAATCTTTCTCTCAGAGTTTGCTAGAGATACAACTCTCGCCTCTTGGATTGACTTCTTCAACAATGTGCTCAGCGGCGTGCCTTCGATTGTAGTCGGTGTTTTCGCTTATGGCGTTGTAGTGCTCACTACAGGCACCTTCTCAGCAGTTGCCGGGGGAGTCGCCTTAGCTGTTCTAATGTTGCCTATTATCGTTAGAACCTCAGCAGAGTCACTCGAATCTGTTCCCAATGAAACTCGCCAAGCTGCATTGGGCTTAGGCGCGACCCAATTTCAAACCGTGACCCGTGTCGTTTTACCTGCGGCGATCCCAGCTATCTTGACAGGCGTAATGTTGTCCGTTGCGCGGGCTGCGGGCGAAACCGCTCCTCTCATTTTTACAGCTTTATTTAGCCAGTACTGGGTTCAAGGTGTCATGCAACCGACTCCTACCCTATCCGTACTGATTTTTAATTACGCGATCGCACCTTACAAAAATCAGCAAGAACTTGCTTGGGCTGGATCACTGGTTCTTCTTACCTTAGTGTTAGTGACCAGCATTCTGGCCCGTTGGATCACTCGGCGTAAAAGTTAA
- the pstB gene encoding phosphate ABC transporter ATP-binding protein, whose product MHTNTPVASQTETVLHTENLNVYYGNFRALRNISMDIAKNQITALIGPSGCGKSTLLRCFNRLNDLIKGFRADGRVYYHTQNLYASEVDPVEVRRRIGMVFQKPNPFPKSIYDNVAFGPRLVGYKGDMDELVEQSLKQAAIWDEVKDKLKDSGLALSGGQQQRLCIARAIAVQPDIILMDEPASALDPISTLRIEDLMQELKQQYTIVIVTHNMQQASRASDRTAFFNVEENEKGGRSGYLVEYDRTEIIFQSPQQQITQEYVSGRFG is encoded by the coding sequence ATGCATACTAATACTCCAGTTGCCAGTCAAACTGAAACCGTTTTACACACAGAAAATCTAAATGTGTACTACGGCAATTTCCGGGCCCTCCGCAATATCTCAATGGATATCGCCAAAAACCAAATCACAGCTCTCATTGGTCCCTCTGGCTGCGGTAAAAGTACCTTACTTCGATGCTTCAATCGCCTCAATGACTTGATCAAAGGGTTTAGAGCAGACGGTAGAGTTTATTACCATACTCAAAACCTTTACGCCTCAGAAGTTGACCCCGTAGAAGTAAGACGCCGGATTGGCATGGTGTTTCAAAAGCCCAATCCTTTTCCTAAATCAATCTACGATAACGTCGCCTTTGGTCCTCGCCTCGTGGGTTACAAAGGTGACATGGATGAGCTAGTCGAACAATCGTTGAAGCAAGCAGCCATTTGGGACGAAGTCAAAGACAAACTCAAAGACAGTGGCCTAGCTTTGTCCGGTGGTCAACAACAACGGTTGTGTATTGCCCGCGCGATCGCGGTTCAGCCCGATATCATCTTGATGGATGAACCTGCTTCAGCACTAGACCCCATCTCAACCCTCCGCATTGAAGATTTAATGCAGGAGCTGAAGCAGCAATATACAATCGTGATCGTGACGCACAATATGCAGCAAGCGTCTCGTGCCTCTGACCGGACTGCCTTCTTTAACGTTGAGGAAAACGAAAAAGGCGGACGCAGCGGCTACTTGGTGGAATACGATCGCACTGAAATCATTTTCCAAAGTCCGCAACAGCAGATTACGCAAGAATATGTAAGCGGTCGCTTTGGTTAA
- the psb27 gene encoding photosystem II protein Psb27 has protein sequence MKRYLSRLLALILVVTVGLTGCSGDQLSGNYRQDTLALVNSLRETIELPQDAPNRVPLQTEARQKINDFASRYRRDSSVTKLSSFTTMRTALNALAGHYSSYPNRPLPQKLKDRLTQELTQVETSLNRGA, from the coding sequence ATGAAGCGTTATCTGTCACGTTTGCTAGCTCTAATTTTGGTGGTTACGGTTGGTCTGACAGGATGCAGTGGCGACCAGCTCAGCGGCAACTATCGTCAAGATACCCTTGCTCTCGTTAACAGTTTGAGAGAAACTATTGAGCTGCCCCAAGATGCTCCTAACCGCGTCCCCCTTCAAACAGAAGCTCGGCAAAAAATCAATGACTTTGCCTCCCGGTACCGCCGAGATAGCTCCGTAACCAAGCTCAGCTCTTTCACCACGATGAGAACAGCCTTAAATGCTCTGGCTGGTCACTATAGCTCTTACCCCAACCGTCCCCTACCCCAAAAGCTCAAAGATCGTTTGACGCAGGAGCTGACTCAAGTCGAGACGTCTCTCAACCGAGGCGCTTAA
- a CDS encoding adenosine deaminase, with amino-acid sequence MALYAELHRHLGGSVVPRVLWRYFHRSQSDLAQRFPEYPEFEEFYTRPRKTLDEYLELHTLVENVQTAKTLPYFIYRLIRGAYIFENLAYLELRYTPYLRTPDHLSQNDRIDQMAQIVEIVGQASQLSEYPIVTTQILCMHSRLPYAVNRAIVDLAAQMPSYVCGIDLAGGDAYYADRLDEFTELYAYARSLGLNTTGHVYETTDGSYPELLPYLMRIGHGIQIPLRYPELLPELAQQNQCLEVCPTTYLKTGTLEDIRQLKVVFDRCFEAGVDIAICTDNAGLHNVRLPFEYENLLTYDVIGFKELQACQDAAFNHAFAWPHRQRPASILTEVLREDEKSSELVRSVAN; translated from the coding sequence GTGGCTTTATATGCTGAGCTACACCGTCACTTAGGCGGTTCAGTTGTTCCCCGGGTTCTCTGGCGCTACTTTCATCGCAGTCAGTCAGATTTAGCTCAACGCTTTCCAGAGTACCCAGAGTTTGAGGAATTCTACACTCGGCCTCGTAAAACCCTAGATGAGTATCTAGAATTACATACGCTGGTAGAAAATGTCCAGACCGCGAAAACATTACCTTACTTTATCTATCGCCTGATTCGGGGTGCTTATATCTTTGAGAATTTGGCGTATCTGGAGTTGCGCTACACGCCTTACCTACGGACGCCAGATCACTTATCTCAGAACGATCGCATTGACCAGATGGCTCAGATTGTGGAGATCGTGGGGCAAGCCAGTCAGCTGAGTGAATACCCAATCGTCACCACCCAAATTTTGTGCATGCACTCCCGTCTTCCTTATGCGGTGAATCGGGCCATTGTCGATTTAGCAGCCCAGATGCCTAGTTATGTTTGCGGCATTGATTTAGCAGGGGGTGATGCTTACTACGCCGATCGCTTGGATGAGTTTACTGAGTTGTACGCCTATGCGCGATCGCTGGGGCTCAATACGACTGGGCATGTGTACGAAACCACAGATGGCAGTTATCCAGAACTCTTGCCTTACTTGATGCGAATTGGTCACGGCATTCAGATTCCGCTGCGGTATCCAGAACTCTTGCCAGAGCTGGCTCAACAAAATCAGTGTCTGGAAGTTTGCCCAACGACGTACCTCAAAACTGGCACTCTAGAAGACATTCGGCAACTTAAAGTCGTGTTCGATCGCTGCTTTGAAGCAGGCGTAGATATCGCTATCTGTACCGATAATGCAGGGTTGCACAATGTCCGTCTCCCGTTTGAATACGAGAACCTATTGACCTACGATGTCATCGGCTTTAAGGAACTCCAAGCTTGCCAGGATGCCGCCTTTAACCATGCGTTTGCTTGGCCTCACAGGCAACGCCCTGCTTCCATCTTGACGGAAGTGCTGCGGGAAGATGAGAAGTCATCCGAGTTGGTTCGTAGTGTGGCCAATTAA